The window TTTTCCGTTTATGAAAAGCAGGAATATGGTTACAGTCTGAAGGTGAAGAGCCAGTTCTATGAGCTTCTATATCTTCTGGTCACAGAATTTAAAACAGAAACCATGGATAAGGAGGTTCTCCGCCAGAAAAAGCAGCTCGATAAGCTTTCAAAGGTCACCCAGTATATGCGGGAAAATTATGACCAGGACTTAAAACTTGACCAGGTGGCAGGGCGTTTTGGTTTCAGCCCCACTTATTTGTCCCGGATCTTTCAAAAATATGCGCAGGTCAATTACCGCACCTATCTCATTGACCTGCGTGTCAAATATGCGGTGAGGGAACTGGTGGGAAGCGGCGGTGAAATCGGAGAGATTGCCATGAAACATGGATTTCCGGACAGCAGGGCTTTTTCCAAAGCCTTTAAAAAGCGGTATGGCTGCCTTCCCAGTGAATACAGGAAATGTCTGGATATGCCTCATGAATAATTTTGCGTCTTATGCCATCCTCCCTTCGGAAGTATGATTTATCACCCGGATCAGGAATGGCATGTATGACCTGTTACAATTATTTTAATATAGGGTATTATAATTACTGAAAATATGATATAATGTACCATAACTTTGGGCGAAGGATGTGATTGTATGAATATCAGGGAATCCACGGAACAATGGGAGGAAGCATATTTAAGTCCTTATGCCGCTTTCAGTAAAAACAGCAGAGGAAGAGAGCGGGAAGAGCAGGCTTGTGATATCCGGACTGCTTATCAACGGGACCGGGACCGGATCATTCACTGTAAGGCATTTCGCAGGTTAAAACACAAAACTCAGGTTTTTCTGGCTCCCGAGGGGGACCATTACAGAACCAGGCTGACCCATACCCTGGAGGTATCCCAGATTGCCAGGACCATAGCCAAGTCCCTGCGGATGAACGAGGACTTAACGGAGGCCATAGCACTGGCTCATGACCTGGGCCATACTCCTTTCGGCCATTCCGGGGAAGCGATTTTAAACAAAATCTGCTCCGAAGGTTTTGCCCACTATAAGCAGAGCGTCCGGGTGGTGGAGGTTTTGGAAAAGAACGGCATGGGCTTAAATCTCACATGGGAGGTCCGGGATGGGATATTAAATCATCGCACCAGCGGCCGCCCGTCCACATTGGAGGGAGGCATTGTCCGGCTGTCGGATAAAATTGCCTATATCAACCATGACATTGACGACGCCATCAGGGCCAGGATGTTTGTGGAAGAGGACCTTCCGGAATGCTATACGGGTATTCTGGGGCACAGTGTCCGTGAAAGGCTTAACAACCTGATCCATGATATCATCGGCAACAGCTATGGGAGGCCTGAGATCATCATGTCCCCGGATATGGAGAAAGCCATGCAGGGACTGCGCACCTGGATGTTTGATAACGTCTATAAAAGCGATATCCCGAAAGCAGAAGAAGGAAAAGCACAGCATCTCATTGTCATGCTTTTTAATTATTATATGGAACACCCGGACAAGCTTCCGGAGGAATACCGCACCTTAATGGAGGAGGGGCAGGCCGGCAGGGAACGGGCGGTCTGCGATTACATTGCAGGCATGAGCGACAGCTATTCCATTGATAGATTTGAAGAGCTGTTTGTCCCGAAAGCGTGGAAAACGGTTTAAATCAAATGAGTTTTAGGAACACCCTGGGGTATATCTTTACACCCGATAAAGCGGGGTGGCCCCTGGTCAAAAGACATGGCCAGAAAAGGAGAAAGGAGAAATGAGGCTTCATGCGATATTCGGAAGAAGTGATTGAAGAGGTCCGGATGAAGAATGACATCGTGGATGTGATCTCGGGATACGTCAAGCTGCAGAAAAAGGGAAGCAATTATTTTGGCCTGTGTCCTTTTCACAATGAAAAGTCTCCTTCCTTTTCCGTATCCCCTGCCAAGCAGATGTATTATTGTTTTGGCTGCGGTGCAGGAGGAAACGTATTAACGTTTGTCATGGAATATGAAAATTATTCCTTTTCCGAGGCATTAAAAGTTCTGGCAGACCGGTCAGGCGTGAAGCTTCCTGCGGCAGAATATAGCAAGGAGGCCAGGGAACAGGAGGATCTTCGGTCCGCCCTTTTGGAGATCAATAAGCTGGCCGCCAGTTATTTTTATTACCAGCTTAAAAAAACTCAGGGGGAGGCCGGTTACCGCTATTTAAGGGACAGGCAGTTAAGCGATGAAACCATAACCAAGTTCGGGCTGGGCTATTCCAATAAGACCAGCGATGACCTTTACCGTTATTTAAAGAGCAAGGGATATGGCGACAGCCTCCTAAAGCAGACCGGACTGGTGACCATTGAGGAACGGGGAACCTATGATAAGTTCTGGAACCGGGTGATGTTTCCCATTATGGATGTGAACAACCGGGTCATTGGTTTCGGAGGCCGGGTCATGGGAGCCGGAGAACCCAAGTACTTAAATTCTCCGGAGACAAAGCTCTTTGATAAGAGCCGGAATCTATACGGACTTAATTATGCCAGGTTATCACGGGAAAAGTACATATTGATCTGCGAGGGCTACATGGATGTGATCGCAATGCACCAGGCCGGATTCACCAATGCGGTGGCTTCCCTGGGAACGGCGTTTACCCTCCAGCATGCCCAGCTCTTAAAACGGTATACGGATAAGGTGGTTCTCACTTATGACAGCGACGGTGCTGGTATTAAGGCTGCCATCCGTGCCATCCCCATTCTAAAGGAAGCAGGAATGTCCATTCGCGTGCTCAACATGCAGCCTTACAAAGATCCCGATGAATTTATAAAGAATCTGGGAGCAGAAGCGTTCCGCCAGCGGATCGAAGAGGCCCGCAACAGTTTCCTGTATGAAATTGACGTGTTGAAAAAAAATTATAAAATGGATGATCCGGAGCAGAAAACAGCATTCTACAATCAGGTAGCCAGAAAGCTTCTGGAATTTCCGGAGGCCCTGGAACGGGAGAATTATTTAGAGGCAGTATCCAGGGAGTATTTTATAAATTACGAGGATTTAAAACGTCTGGTCAACCGTTTGGGCGCTTCTCTGGGACCGTCTGTTTCCGCTCCCAGGGAGGAAGAGGGAAACCTAAAAACCCAGCGAAAAAAGGAAAAGGAAGATGGCGTAAAGCAGTCCCAAAGGCTGCTTCTTACGTGGCTCATTGAAAATCCATTATTATTTGATAAGATTGAAGGAGTGATCACTCCGGATGATTTTATAGAAGAACTGTATCACAAGGTGGCACGGATGGTTTTTGACGGACACGCTGCCGGAACATTGAATCCGGCCGAGATCTTGAATCATTTCATAAATGATGAGGATCAATACCGGGCAGTCGCAGGTCTTTTTCATGCGAGCTTAAAAGAGTCCCTAGATAATGAAGAACAAAAAAAGGCGTTTTCGGAAACGATTATGAAGGTGAAAAAAAACAGTCTGGATCATGCCAGCCGCCATGCAGCAGGGATTATAGAACTGCAGAATATTATAAAGGAACAGGCTGCGTTAAAGGATTTGCATATTTCGCTGGATTAGGGTGTACACTATAGGCAGGCTGTGGAAGGATGGAAGAACATGGACGAAAATGTGAAGAAGACAGCAGATAAGATGGTGGGATCGAGAAAAACAGAAGAGGAGCAGGCCGCAGAGGCTAAGGCTTTGGAAGCAGCCGCTGCATTTGAGGAAAAATTAAACCAGCTTCTTCTTTTGGCAAAAAAGAAACGGAATGTACTGGAAAACCAGGAAATTCTGGATTTTTTTGTAGGAGAGAATCTGGACTCGGATAAGCTGGATCAGATCTTTGATTTTCTGGAAAGCAATAAGGTGGACGTACTTCAAATCGGCGGTGAAGATTTGGAGCTTGATGAAGATCTTTTCATTGAGGAGGATATCGAGGAGGAAGAAGAGATCGATATGGAAACGATCGATCTGTCTGTTCCGGAAGGTATCAGTGTGGAGGACCCGGTCCGCATGTACTTAAAAGAGATCGGCAAGGTTCCCCTTCTTTCCAGTGAGGATGAAATTGAGCTCGCCAAGAAGATCGAGCTGGGCGACGAGGATGCAAAGCAGAGGCTGACGGAAGCCAACTTACGTCTGGTAGTCAGCATTGCCAAGCGCTATGTCGGGCGGGGAATGCAGTTTTTAGACCTGATCCAGGAAGGAAACTTAGGTCTTATTAAAGCTGTTGAAAAGTTTGACTACAGGAAAGGATATAAGTTCAGTACCTATGCAACCTGGTGGATCAGACAGGCAATCACCCGTGCTATTGCGGACCAGGCCCGTACTATCCGCATTCCGGTTCACATGGTGGAGACAATCAACCGCCTGGTCCGTGTATCCAGACAGCTTTTGCAGGAGCTGGGACGGGAGCCGGTGCCGGAGGAGATCGCAGCCAGGGCAGACATGCAGGTGGAACGGGTCAGGGAAATCATGAAGGTATCCCAGGAACCGGTCTCCCTAGAGACTCCCATCGGAGAGGAAGAGGACAGTCACCTGGGTGATTTTATCCAGGATGACCAGGTAGCAGTTCCTGCTGATGCCGCTACCTTTACCATGCTCCATGAACAGCTGATGGAGGTGCTTGACACCCTGACAGAGAGGGAACAGAAGGTTTTAAAACTGCGTTTCGGTCTTGATGACGGGCGGCCAAGGACCCTGGAAGAAGTGGGAAAAGAATTTAATGTTACGAGAGAACGGATTCGCCAGATAGAAGCAAAAGCATTGCGTAAACTGCGCCATCCCAGCAGAAGCAAGAAGCTTAAGGACTATCTGGATGATTAAGGACATAAGACGGAGTTTAAGATGAAGTTATCAAGGCGTTTGGAAACCATCGCTTCCTTTGTTCCGGAAGGAAGCAGAGTTGCTGATATTGGAACCGATCATGGTTATATTCCTATCCATCTGGTACAGGAAGGAAAAGCAAAACATGCCATTGCCATGGATGTGAGGGAGGGCCCCTTGTTACGGGCCCGGGCCCATATCCAGGAGGCCGGCTTACAGAATTATGTGGAAGTCCGTTTAAGCGACGGACTTTTAAAATTAGAACAAAACGAAGCAGACTGTGTGGTCATAGCAGGTATGGGCGGGGAGCTGATGATACATATCCTGGAGGAAGGCCGAGATTTATGGGAGAGCATTTCCTGCTGGGTCCTGTCTCCGCACTCAGAACTGGATAAGGTGCGTAGATTCCTTGAGGAAGAGGCATTTTTTATCTGGAGGGAGACTATGATAAAAGAGGAAGGAAAATATTATTCCGTTATGGGGGTCAGCAGAAAACCGGGGGCTGCCGCAGCGGATGGAAGGGAAATTTCCTACCGTTATGGCAGGGGCATGCTGGAATCAAAAGATCCTGTTTTAAAGGAATATTTAATAAAGGAAGAAGAACAGCTGGAGCAGATCATGAGCGGGCTTTCTGTGAGTGAAACCGAGTCAGCCCGGAGAAGAATGGAGGAGCTTAAGCTGGAACTGGCCTATAATAAGGAGGCACAGGATGCGATGCGATGAATTAATAGAAAAACTGGAACAGCTGGCGCCGCCAGGCTGTGCCTGTGATTGGGATAATGTGGGCCTTTTGGCAGGCCGCAGTGATAAAGAGGTGGAAAAGGTTTTTATAGCTTTGGATGCTACCGATGAGGTGGTGGAACAGGCTGTTCGTTGGGGGGCGGATTTATTGATCACACACCATCCCCTTATTTTTAAACCTTTGAGTAAGATCAATGACAAGGATTTTATATCCCGCCGTATTATGAAGCTGATCCGCAATGATATTTCCTATTATGCCATGCACACGAATTTTGATGCGGCACCGGGCTGTATGGCTGATGCGGCCGCAGCAAAACTTGGGCTTACAGACTTAGAGGTGCTGGAAAAAGAAGGCGTGATACCCAGGGAAACAGAGGAAGGACTGGAGGAATCGGTATATGGAATCGGGAAAACGGGGTATCTTAAGGAAGAGATGACGGTAAGGGAAATCGCCGCTCTTGTAAAGGAACGGTTTTGCCTTCCGTTTGTCACGGTTTACGGAGAGGCTGCTCCAGGGGCTGCTGTACGCTTTGTGGGCATAAGCCCCGGATCAGGGGGAAGCCTTATGAAACCGGCTCTGAAAGCAGGTGTGAAAGTCTTTATAACAGGTGATATGGGCCACCACAATGGAATCGATGCCGCTGCAAATCACATGGCTGTCATTGATGCCGGCCATTACGGCCTGGAATATTTGTTTCTGGACTTTATAGAAGATTACTTAAAGAAAAAGGCAGGGAAAAACCTGGAAATCCGCAAGGCAGAAGTGGAATTTCCTGAAACATTCATATAAGGAGGAAGGGAATGGCAATTGTTACTATAGACGGCGCAGCAAAGGAATATCCAATTGGTACGTCTTATCAAGAAATTGCAAAGGAATATCAGCACCAGTACGAAAACGACATTTTACTGGTCAGTATAAACGGAAAGCTGAGTGAACTCCATAAAACAGTCCAGTTTGACTGCAACCTTCGTTTTTTTACAGGGAAAGACCAGCCAGGAATCCAGACCTATCACAGAAGTGCTATTTTTCTTATGATGAAGGCCTTTTATGACGTGGCCGGAGCGGAAAATATTGAAAAGGTCACTGTGGATTTTTCTCTTGGAAAAGGCTATTACATTGAACCCCATGGAGATGTCAAGCTGACAGAAGATCTGCTTTCCAGGGTAAAGGCCCGCATGAAGGATTATGTGAGCCAGAAAATCCCGATTATGAAACGGAATGTAAACACCGATGATGCCATTGAGCTGTTTCACAAACACCGGATGTATGACAAGGAAAGATTATTCCGCTATCGCCGGGTTTCCCGCGTTAACATTTACAGCATAGGCGGTTTTGAAGATTATTATTATGGATATATGGTACAAAATACCGGATATATTAAGTATTTTGATCTGATATTATACGATGACGGCTTTATGCTCATGCTGCCCCAAAAGGAAAATCCGGAAGAGGTGCCTGTATTTGAGGCAGAGGCAAAGCGAAAGCTGTTCCAGGTGTTAAAGGAAAGCGTAAAATGGGGGGAACGGCTGAACGTTTCCCATGTTGGAGCTCTTAATGAAGAAATTGCAGCCGGCAATATCAATGAGCTGATTTTGATACAGGAGGCGCTTCAGGAAAAGAAAATTGCGGAGATCGCGGGAAAGATAGGAGCTGACAGGAGCAAGAAATTTGTCATGATCGCCGGGCCTTCTTCATCCGGGAAAACCACCTTTTCCCACCGCCTGTCCGTTCAGTTAAAGGCTCAGGGAATGATCCCGCACCCCATTGCCGTAGATGATTACTTTGTAAACCGGGTAGACAGTCCCAGAAATCCGGATGGCAGCTATAATTATGAGGTTTTGGAATGTCTTGACATTGAACAGTTTAATAAAGACATGACGGCCCTCTTGGCCGGAGAGACTGTGGAGATGCCGCGGTATCAGTTTAAGACGGGAGTCCGGGAGTACAGAGGTGATTATTTAAAGCTTGGAAAAGATGATATCCTGGTCATTGAGGGGATTCATTGTTTAAATGACAGGCTGTCTTATTCTCTTCCAAAGGAAAGTAAATTCCGTGTATATGTAAGCGCTCTGACTCAGCTGAACGTAGATGAGCACAACCGGATTCCCACAACTGATTGCCGACTGATCCGGCGGATGGTGCGGGATGCCAGAACAAGAGGCGCTTCTGCACATGACACCATACGAATGTGGCCCTCGGTAAGGGAAGGAGAGGAAGAATATATTTTCCCCTTCCAGGAGTCTGCTGATATGATGTTCAATTCCGCCACGGTTTATGAGCTGTCTGTGTTAAAGCAGTATGCGGAACCGCTGTTGTTTGGTATTCCAAGAGAATCCCCCGAATATATGGAAGCAAAGCGTCTGTTAAAATTCCTCGATTATTTTCTTGGGGTCAACAGCGAGGATATTCCCCGTAATTCCATTGTCAGAGAGTTCATCGGAGGAAGCTGTTTTAAAGTTTAGGGCCAAAAGCTGCTTTACAAATAAATAAATGTGTGATATGTTAATATGGCTTATGAGAAACTGTTTTTTTTGCTTCTCATAAAAGGTGCGGCTTTTTAGCACCATCCATTGGAACATGAAAACAGGTTTTCGTTTTCATAATATAGGTTTGAGTAAGACAAATGGCCGCAGCTGCAAAGCCGAAAGGCTGCAGATGAGGAAAGTCCGGGCTTCACAGGGCAGGATGCCAGATAACGTCTGGCGGAGGCGACTCTAGGGAAAGTGCAACAGAAATATACCGCCGCATATTTTATATGCGGTAAGGGTGGAAAGGTGGTGTAAGAGACCACCGCCCTTCTGGTAACAGGAGGGGTCCATGTAAACCCCATCCGAAGCAAGACCGAACAGGGGGCATAAGACGGCCCGTCTGCTCCCGGGTAGGTCGCTTGAGCCTGTCGGCGACGGCAGGCCTAGATAGATGGCCATTCAACGACATAACCCGGCTTATCGTCTTGCTCAAAACTTTAAAACAAGAAAAGCCCGGCTGAGCCGGGCCTTTTTTCTATTTCGAGTATTTTTCCTCGCAGTATCTGCAGCGGTAAACTTCTTTGTCTTCATCGGCGAGATAGAATACATGGGGAAGTCCCTGCTCGATGGAGGTGATGCAGCGGGGATTCTTGCAGTGAATCACGTTGGTGATCTTTTTGGGAAGGCTTAAGGCTTTCTTTTCCACGATCAGATTATCCCGAATGATGTTGACTGTAATGTTATGGTCAATATAACCTAAGATGTCCAGGTCAATATGATCTAAGCCGCCTTCTATTTTTATGATGTCTTTTTTTCCCATCTTATTACTTCTGGCATTCTTGATGATAGCTACCTGGCAGTCCAGCTTGTCCAGACCCAGGTTATAATAAATTTCAAGGCTTTTTCCGGCTTCTATGTGGTCTAATACGATTCCTTCTTTTAATCCGCTGATATTTAACATGATTTTTCTACCTCCAGTAATGTCATGATAAGGGCCATGCGCACGTACACGCCGTATTGTGCCTGCTTAAAGTAGGCAGCTCTGGGATCTTCGTCAATCTCCACTGAAATTTCGTTGACTCTTGGAAGGGGATGAAGAACATACATATCTTCTTTTGCAAGCTTCATTTTCTTTTTGTCCAGAATGTAGCAGTCTTTTAAGCGGATATAGTCTTCTTCGTTGAAGAAGCGTTCCTTCTGAACCCTGGTCATATAAAGGATATCAAGAGACGGCATGGCTTCATCAAGGCTGTCCATTTCCAAAAATTCAATGTTGTTGGCCTTCAGTACATCTTCCCGGATGTATTCAGGCACTCTCAGTTCTGGGGGAGAAATTAAGATAAATTTGATGTTTTCATATCGTACGAGAGCGTTAATGAGAGAGTGGACAGTACGGCCAAATTTTAAATCACCGCAAAGGCCGATGGTCAGATCATTTAAGCGGCCTTTTAAAGAACGTATGGAAAGCAGATCAGTCAATGTCTGGGTCGGGTGCTGGTGGCCTCCGTCTCCCGCATTGATTACCGGTATGGTGGAATGATTGGCAGCGACCAGCGGAGCCCCTTCTTTTGGATGTCTCATGGCACATATGTCTGCGTAGCAGGAAAGGACCCTAATGGTGTCAGCGACACTTTCTCCTTTTGCGGCAGAACTGGAGTCAGCAGAAGAAAAGCCTAGTACACTGCCGCCCAAACTTAACATGGCAGCCTCAAAACTCAAACGAGTTCTTGTACTTGGCTCATAAAATAATGTCGCTAATTTTTTTCCATCGCATACATGAGAATATTTTGGAAGATTTTCTTCGATATCTTTTGCCAGATCTAAAAGTTGTCCGGTTTCTTCCACACTAAAGTCTAACGGGTTAAGTAAATGTCTCATAAGAATCTCCTTTATCCACTAAATTATGGTTTAAAATTCTATCCCATCTACTATACAGTATTAAATAAAATATTTCAACACTTTTTTAAAAATTATAATATAATCCAAACCTAAGGCTCCCTCCATAAATTGAAAAACCATATGTAAGGAATATTTAAGGAAGTGTAAGAAAATAAAGAATGACCGATGTAAATATGTTGTTGTATAATGTTCATGAAGCAATGAGCAGTGCGAATGAGAGCAAAGACAAATTTTCGTTGTGCCTGCACATAAGAAAATTTGTCTTTGCTCTCATTCATAGGGCGAAAGCCCGTGAGCCAGGGAACCCGTGGGTTCCCTGGCTGCACTGCGGATTGGCGGACTGCACCGTGTGTTAACGTGCTACACCGTGTATTGACATGCTACACTGTGTGTGCTAACAGCTGCACCATGCATTAACGTCCACACTGCAGACTTATATTAAGGAGGAATCTGCTTTGGAAAAAGACAAAACACCTATGATTCAGGTCAAGAATCTCTATAAGGTGTACAAAGTGGGAAACACAAAGGTCTATGCATTAAACGGCGTAGACTTCACCATATACAAAGGGGAATTTTGTGCAATCGTAGGCCCATCCGGATCCGGTAAATCCACTCTTTTAAATATGTTGGCAGGTCTTGAAAAGCCCACAAAGGGAGAGATTGTCATTGGCAAAAGCCATATTGAAAAGCTTTCAGAAAATCAGCTGGTATCGTTTCGCAGAAAGCATGTGGGTTTTATTTTTCAGTCTTATAACCTATTACAGACAATGAATGCGGTAGAGAACGTGGCCATGCCTTTGTCATTTCGGGGAGTGTCAAAGAAAGTGAGGAATGAGAAGGCGAGAGAGTACATAAAGCTGGTAGGGCTAGAGAAGCAGATGAAGCATATGGCCAATGAAATGTCAGGCGGCCAGCAGCAGAGGGTCGGCATTGCAAGAGCATTGGCGGTAGATCCCCAGATCATCTTTGCAGATGAGCCAACCGGAAACCTGGATTCCAAGACGACCAGGGAAATTTTAAGCCTGATGCAGAAAATCGTGAGGGAGCAGAATCAGACTCTGGTCATGGTAACTCATGATAATTATATTGCAAAGTTTGCAGACAGACAGTTCCATATAGTTGATGGAAAAATTATTAAAATCGAAGAACAGCATCATGAGGATACGAAGGAGGATATGGTAAATGAACAAGGGTAGGAGAGGATTTCTGTGGCTGCTTGCGGCCATTATGCTTATTTCGGCTGTGCCTGGCGCGGCTTTTGCCCAATATGACTTAAGCAGAAATACCTACATTGACGTAAAGAAAACCCCATCCGGGAAAACAGGAGAAAACGTTACCATTAATATGGTTTTCACCAATAATGGCAGCAATGATTTGAACAACGTAGCAGTGAGATTTGACAGTGATCTGGCGGAACAGGAATATCAGGCAACGGAAAATGCTGATGAAGAGACAAAGTATTCGGGAGCAATCTTTCCTTTTGAGATCACTTCCAGTACCTTTGATAACAAAAAGCTGGGAACGGTAAAGAGCGGAACTTCTAAGACTATTTCTCTCACCGCAAGGGTCCGGAGAGACATAGCAGAAGGCTATTACCTAATACCTTTGGAAGTAGTAACCGATGCATTTAAAAAGGATGACGGAGCTCATGCCAGTTATGAAAAGGTAAACATCTGGATCACAAAATCCTCCTCAACCACGGAATCCGGAAAAGATGAAGGAACCATCCAGTTTGAACTGGGAGAAAACCAGAATACGCCTTTTGGTACATATCCCCAGACTTTGAATTTTAATATGAATGTCCGCAACTCTTCCAATGTTACAGCCTTTGATGTAGATATCCGGATGGGTCTGAGCCAGGACAGCACCAAGTTTCCCTTTGATATTAATGACGGAAACTACACCAGACATTACGAACGGATCGGCGGAGGAGAGACGGTGGAGGTCCCATACAGCATGAACATCCGCAAGGATGTTTACAGCGGATATTACCCCATAACCTTTACCATCGAATACCGTGACAGCACGGATGGAGACATACAGAAGGCGGAAGAGACCTTCTATGTAAATATCCAGAATAAAGACAAGGAAGAAGAAACCGGTGATTTCAACGCTAATGACAGGACAAAGGCCAGAATCATTGTAGATGGATTCCAGACCAACCCGGAAACAGTTTACGCCGGGGAGGAGTTTGAAATGATCCTTCATATGAAAAACGCCTCCGAAAACGTTGCCGCAAGCAACATCCTCTTTAACCTGGAATCAGAAAAGGTGACGGACAGCGCGGTATTTACTATGGATTCCGGAGCCTCTTCCATTGTTGTAAATTCACTGGCCGCGGGCCAGACCACAGATATAAAGCTGAAGCTTCGGGCAGGAGCCTGGGTGGATCAAAGGACCTATGCCATCACCATTAATGAAAAATATGACAGCCCTGAGTTTAAGAATGCGGAAGAAAAGGTGACGGTGAACATCCCTGTCAAACAGGTTTCCAGGCTGAATACGGGAACCATTGAGGTGATGCCTGATATGATTTCCGTAGGTTCGGAGACCAATGTGATGTTTCCTATCAATAATACGGGAAAGGTACTCCTTTACAACGTAATGGTGGCTTTTGTAGGAGACTCTATCCAGCAGACCAACAGCTATGTGGGAAATATAAAACCGGGAGAATCAGGGAATGTAGATGCCATGATCAGCGGAATAGCTCCCACCATGGATGATGGGAAAGTCAAGGTCATGATCACCTATGAGGACGAAAA of the Lacrimispora indolis DSM 755 genome contains:
- a CDS encoding AraC family transcriptional regulator, producing the protein MEVRHELVIPNDDLPFRMFIFEGRDGNYKVTKHWHHSVEIFLVQEGKIDFYINNSHLSLERQDFVLVNSNEVHSIECPNPNITIVLQIPAETFEGYMGEENYVNFEKKSEAQNQRLMQMVVSMFSVYEKQEYGYSLKVKSQFYELLYLLVTEFKTETMDKEVLRQKKQLDKLSKVTQYMRENYDQDLKLDQVAGRFGFSPTYLSRIFQKYAQVNYRTYLIDLRVKYAVRELVGSGGEIGEIAMKHGFPDSRAFSKAFKKRYGCLPSEYRKCLDMPHE
- a CDS encoding deoxyguanosinetriphosphate triphosphohydrolase, whose protein sequence is MNIRESTEQWEEAYLSPYAAFSKNSRGREREEQACDIRTAYQRDRDRIIHCKAFRRLKHKTQVFLAPEGDHYRTRLTHTLEVSQIARTIAKSLRMNEDLTEAIALAHDLGHTPFGHSGEAILNKICSEGFAHYKQSVRVVEVLEKNGMGLNLTWEVRDGILNHRTSGRPSTLEGGIVRLSDKIAYINHDIDDAIRARMFVEEDLPECYTGILGHSVRERLNNLIHDIIGNSYGRPEIIMSPDMEKAMQGLRTWMFDNVYKSDIPKAEEGKAQHLIVMLFNYYMEHPDKLPEEYRTLMEEGQAGRERAVCDYIAGMSDSYSIDRFEELFVPKAWKTV
- the dnaG gene encoding DNA primase, with translation MRYSEEVIEEVRMKNDIVDVISGYVKLQKKGSNYFGLCPFHNEKSPSFSVSPAKQMYYCFGCGAGGNVLTFVMEYENYSFSEALKVLADRSGVKLPAAEYSKEAREQEDLRSALLEINKLAASYFYYQLKKTQGEAGYRYLRDRQLSDETITKFGLGYSNKTSDDLYRYLKSKGYGDSLLKQTGLVTIEERGTYDKFWNRVMFPIMDVNNRVIGFGGRVMGAGEPKYLNSPETKLFDKSRNLYGLNYARLSREKYILICEGYMDVIAMHQAGFTNAVASLGTAFTLQHAQLLKRYTDKVVLTYDSDGAGIKAAIRAIPILKEAGMSIRVLNMQPYKDPDEFIKNLGAEAFRQRIEEARNSFLYEIDVLKKNYKMDDPEQKTAFYNQVARKLLEFPEALERENYLEAVSREYFINYEDLKRLVNRLGASLGPSVSAPREEEGNLKTQRKKEKEDGVKQSQRLLLTWLIENPLLFDKIEGVITPDDFIEELYHKVARMVFDGHAAGTLNPAEILNHFINDEDQYRAVAGLFHASLKESLDNEEQKKAFSETIMKVKKNSLDHASRHAAGIIELQNIIKEQAALKDLHISLD
- the rpoD gene encoding RNA polymerase sigma factor RpoD, with translation MDENVKKTADKMVGSRKTEEEQAAEAKALEAAAAFEEKLNQLLLLAKKKRNVLENQEILDFFVGENLDSDKLDQIFDFLESNKVDVLQIGGEDLELDEDLFIEEDIEEEEEIDMETIDLSVPEGISVEDPVRMYLKEIGKVPLLSSEDEIELAKKIELGDEDAKQRLTEANLRLVVSIAKRYVGRGMQFLDLIQEGNLGLIKAVEKFDYRKGYKFSTYATWWIRQAITRAIADQARTIRIPVHMVETINRLVRVSRQLLQELGREPVPEEIAARADMQVERVREIMKVSQEPVSLETPIGEEEDSHLGDFIQDDQVAVPADAATFTMLHEQLMEVLDTLTEREQKVLKLRFGLDDGRPRTLEEVGKEFNVTRERIRQIEAKALRKLRHPSRSKKLKDYLDD
- a CDS encoding tRNA (adenine(22)-N(1))-methyltransferase, encoding MKLSRRLETIASFVPEGSRVADIGTDHGYIPIHLVQEGKAKHAIAMDVREGPLLRARAHIQEAGLQNYVEVRLSDGLLKLEQNEADCVVIAGMGGELMIHILEEGRDLWESISCWVLSPHSELDKVRRFLEEEAFFIWRETMIKEEGKYYSVMGVSRKPGAAAADGREISYRYGRGMLESKDPVLKEYLIKEEEQLEQIMSGLSVSETESARRRMEELKLELAYNKEAQDAMR
- a CDS encoding Nif3-like dinuclear metal center hexameric protein, translating into MRCDELIEKLEQLAPPGCACDWDNVGLLAGRSDKEVEKVFIALDATDEVVEQAVRWGADLLITHHPLIFKPLSKINDKDFISRRIMKLIRNDISYYAMHTNFDAAPGCMADAAAAKLGLTDLEVLEKEGVIPRETEEGLEESVYGIGKTGYLKEEMTVREIAALVKERFCLPFVTVYGEAAPGAAVRFVGISPGSGGSLMKPALKAGVKVFITGDMGHHNGIDAAANHMAVIDAGHYGLEYLFLDFIEDYLKKKAGKNLEIRKAEVEFPETFI
- a CDS encoding nucleoside kinase; amino-acid sequence: MAIVTIDGAAKEYPIGTSYQEIAKEYQHQYENDILLVSINGKLSELHKTVQFDCNLRFFTGKDQPGIQTYHRSAIFLMMKAFYDVAGAENIEKVTVDFSLGKGYYIEPHGDVKLTEDLLSRVKARMKDYVSQKIPIMKRNVNTDDAIELFHKHRMYDKERLFRYRRVSRVNIYSIGGFEDYYYGYMVQNTGYIKYFDLILYDDGFMLMLPQKENPEEVPVFEAEAKRKLFQVLKESVKWGERLNVSHVGALNEEIAAGNINELILIQEALQEKKIAEIAGKIGADRSKKFVMIAGPSSSGKTTFSHRLSVQLKAQGMIPHPIAVDDYFVNRVDSPRNPDGSYNYEVLECLDIEQFNKDMTALLAGETVEMPRYQFKTGVREYRGDYLKLGKDDILVIEGIHCLNDRLSYSLPKESKFRVYVSALTQLNVDEHNRIPTTDCRLIRRMVRDARTRGASAHDTIRMWPSVREGEEEYIFPFQESADMMFNSATVYELSVLKQYAEPLLFGIPRESPEYMEAKRLLKFLDYFLGVNSEDIPRNSIVREFIGGSCFKV
- a CDS encoding aspartate carbamoyltransferase regulatory subunit gives rise to the protein MLNISGLKEGIVLDHIEAGKSLEIYYNLGLDKLDCQVAIIKNARSNKMGKKDIIKIEGGLDHIDLDILGYIDHNITVNIIRDNLIVEKKALSLPKKITNVIHCKNPRCITSIEQGLPHVFYLADEDKEVYRCRYCEEKYSK